A part of Aegilops tauschii subsp. strangulata cultivar AL8/78 chromosome 2, Aet v6.0, whole genome shotgun sequence genomic DNA contains:
- the LOC109777770 gene encoding cytochrome P450 85A1-like isoform X2: MSLLLVLISVVVGMVGLLLRWNEVRYGRRGNVRLPPGTMGWPLFGETTEFLKEGPSFMKRKGLRYGRLFRTHILGCPTVACMDPELNRRMLLQGESGGLVPGYPQSMLDILGRNNIAAVHGPLHRAMRGAMLGLVHPAAIRASLLPKIDAFMRSHLDGWSGCVVDVQAKTKEMTLLSALNQIAGITAGPLSDALKTELYTLVLGTISLPINLLGTRYYQGLQARKKLVSMLEQMIVERRSSIQAHDDMLDALLRSGDDGAREKLSDEQIIDLIITLIYSGYETMSTTSMMAVKYLSDHPRALQDLKREHLDIRKGKSSEEAIDYEDFKSMAFTRAVIFETLRLATVVNGLMRKTTQDVEMNGHVIPKGWRIYVHTREINYDPFMYPDPTTFNPWRWLEKNTESHPHFMMFGGGGRMCPGKEVGTVEIATFLHYFVTRYRWEEEGRNAILRFPRVVAPNGLHIRVQDY, from the exons ATGTCgctcctcctggtgctgatcagtGTTGTGGTCGGCATGGTCGGCCTGCTGCTGAGGTGGAACGAGGTGAGGTACGGCAGGAGGGGGAATGTGCGCCTGCCGCCGGGGACAATGGGGTGGCCGCTGTTCGGCGAGACCACCGAGTTCCTCAAGGAGGGGCCGAGCTTCATGAAGCGGAAGGGGCTCAG ATACGGGAGGCTTTTCCGGACGCACATCCTGGGGTGCCCCACAGTGGCGTGCATGGACCCCGAGCTCAACCGCCGGATGCTGCTCCAGGGCGAGTCCGGCGGCCTGGTCCCAGGCTACCCGCAGTCCATGCTCGACATCCTCGGCCGCAACAACATCGCCGCCGTGCACGGCCCGCTGCACCGAGCCATGCGGGGTGCCATGCTTGGCCTCGTGCACCCCGCCGCGATCCGCGCCAGCCTCCTTCCCAAGATCGACGCCTTCATGCGCTCCCACCTCGATGGATGGTCCGGCTGTGTCGTCGACGTCCAGGCAAAGACCAAGGAG ATGACCTTGCTATCCGCACTCAATCAAATCGCCGGCATCACCGCTGGCCCGCTCTCTGATGCCCTCAAGACAGAGTTATACACCCTTGTGCTCGGCACCATCTCCTTGCCCATCAACCTTCTAGGGACTAGGTATTACCAGGGCTTGCAGGCGAGGAAGAAGCTCGTGTCCATGCTAGAGCAGATGATCGTGGAGCGGAGGTCTTCTATTCAAGCTCACGATGACATGCTGGACGCTCTATTGAGAAGTGGCGATGATGGGGCCAGGGAAAAGCTCAGTGATGAGCAGATCATTGACTTGATCATCACCCTTATTTACTCCGGATATGAGACCATGTCGACGACCTCGATGATGGCTGTCAAGTACCTGTCGGACCACCCACGGGCTCTCCAAGATCTTAAG AGAGAGCATCTTGATATCAGGAAGGGGAAATCATCGGAGGAGGCCATCGACTACGAGGATTTCAAGTCCATGGCCTTCACTCGAGCT GTCATCTTTGAGACGCTAAGATTAGCCACAGTCGTGAATGGGCTGATGAGGAAAACTACTCAGGATGTAGAAATGAATG GGCATGTCATTCCAAAAGGCTGGAGAATCTATGTTCACACAAGGGAGATAAACTACGATCCATTCATGTACCCTGACCCGACAACCTTTAACCCATGGAGATGGCTG GAGAAGAACACGGAATCGCACCCACATTTCATGATGTTCGGAGGAGGCGGCCGGATGTGCCCCGGGAAGGAGGTGGGCACGGTTGAGATCGCGACTTTCCTCCACTATTTCGTGACTCGATACAG ATGGGAGGAGGAAGGCAGGAACGCCATCTTGAGATTCCCCCGGGTGGTAGCTCCCAACGGGCTACATATCCGAGTTCAAGATTATTAA
- the LOC109777770 gene encoding cytochrome P450 85A1-like isoform X1, which produces MSLLLVLISVVVGMVGLLLRWNEVRYGRRGNVRLPPGTMGWPLFGETTEFLKEGPSFMKRKGLRYGRLFRTHILGCPTVACMDPELNRRMLLQGESGGLVPGYPQSMLDILGRNNIAAVHGPLHRAMRGAMLGLVHPAAIRASLLPKIDAFMRSHLDGWSGCVVDVQAKTKEMTLLSALNQIAGITAGPLSDALKTELYTLVLGTISLPINLLGTRYYQGLQARKKLVSMLEQMIVERRSSIQAHDDMLDALLRSGDDGAREKLSDEQIIDLIITLIYSGYETMSTTSMMAVKYLSDHPRALQDLKREHLDIRKGKSSEEAIDYEDFKSMAFTRAVCRRSNTHKNDVRVGFTMSMNDHDVPMDTSMQVIFETLRLATVVNGLMRKTTQDVEMNGHVIPKGWRIYVHTREINYDPFMYPDPTTFNPWRWLEKNTESHPHFMMFGGGGRMCPGKEVGTVEIATFLHYFVTRYRWEEEGRNAILRFPRVVAPNGLHIRVQDY; this is translated from the exons ATGTCgctcctcctggtgctgatcagtGTTGTGGTCGGCATGGTCGGCCTGCTGCTGAGGTGGAACGAGGTGAGGTACGGCAGGAGGGGGAATGTGCGCCTGCCGCCGGGGACAATGGGGTGGCCGCTGTTCGGCGAGACCACCGAGTTCCTCAAGGAGGGGCCGAGCTTCATGAAGCGGAAGGGGCTCAG ATACGGGAGGCTTTTCCGGACGCACATCCTGGGGTGCCCCACAGTGGCGTGCATGGACCCCGAGCTCAACCGCCGGATGCTGCTCCAGGGCGAGTCCGGCGGCCTGGTCCCAGGCTACCCGCAGTCCATGCTCGACATCCTCGGCCGCAACAACATCGCCGCCGTGCACGGCCCGCTGCACCGAGCCATGCGGGGTGCCATGCTTGGCCTCGTGCACCCCGCCGCGATCCGCGCCAGCCTCCTTCCCAAGATCGACGCCTTCATGCGCTCCCACCTCGATGGATGGTCCGGCTGTGTCGTCGACGTCCAGGCAAAGACCAAGGAG ATGACCTTGCTATCCGCACTCAATCAAATCGCCGGCATCACCGCTGGCCCGCTCTCTGATGCCCTCAAGACAGAGTTATACACCCTTGTGCTCGGCACCATCTCCTTGCCCATCAACCTTCTAGGGACTAGGTATTACCAGGGCTTGCAGGCGAGGAAGAAGCTCGTGTCCATGCTAGAGCAGATGATCGTGGAGCGGAGGTCTTCTATTCAAGCTCACGATGACATGCTGGACGCTCTATTGAGAAGTGGCGATGATGGGGCCAGGGAAAAGCTCAGTGATGAGCAGATCATTGACTTGATCATCACCCTTATTTACTCCGGATATGAGACCATGTCGACGACCTCGATGATGGCTGTCAAGTACCTGTCGGACCACCCACGGGCTCTCCAAGATCTTAAG AGAGAGCATCTTGATATCAGGAAGGGGAAATCATCGGAGGAGGCCATCGACTACGAGGATTTCAAGTCCATGGCCTTCACTCGAGCTGTATGTAGAAGATCAAACACACACAAAAATGATGTCAGGGTAGGATTTACTATGAGTATGAATGATCATGATGTACCCATGGATACTTCTATGCAGGTCATCTTTGAGACGCTAAGATTAGCCACAGTCGTGAATGGGCTGATGAGGAAAACTACTCAGGATGTAGAAATGAATG GGCATGTCATTCCAAAAGGCTGGAGAATCTATGTTCACACAAGGGAGATAAACTACGATCCATTCATGTACCCTGACCCGACAACCTTTAACCCATGGAGATGGCTG GAGAAGAACACGGAATCGCACCCACATTTCATGATGTTCGGAGGAGGCGGCCGGATGTGCCCCGGGAAGGAGGTGGGCACGGTTGAGATCGCGACTTTCCTCCACTATTTCGTGACTCGATACAG ATGGGAGGAGGAAGGCAGGAACGCCATCTTGAGATTCCCCCGGGTGGTAGCTCCCAACGGGCTACATATCCGAGTTCAAGATTATTAA